CATGGACCTGTCGCGGATGCGCGAGATCGCTGCACCGTTTATTCCCCAGCTCGAGTCCGAACATGACACGGGGTACTTTGACAACTTTGACGACCCCGCCGACATGGCCAAGTACAAAGAGGTCCAGGAGAAGCAGCGCCACGTGGAGGCCATGGAGGCCAAGAACGGCCAGACagacggcggccgcggcatgTGGGTCGGCTTCACCTTTGGCAAGAACTGGGCCAAGTCCGGCCAGCagccgccggtgccgcaGCGCTCTGCGTCGACTAAACTGTCCACGATGTTTTAGCATCATAGTGCTACGATCTAGTTACTGCACACCGAGGAACGACTTCAGGGGCTCGTAGCCGAGACCGAACTGCGTTAGTAGAGAGAGACGTACGTTGTACAGGCCGGCACCGAGGATCACGTTGAGCGTGCCAATGAAGCCGAACTTGCGGAAGACGTTGCTCGCCTTCTCCTTGGTCAGGCCGACACCCGCCGAGACACGGCTGAGGAACAGCGTGACGTAGGCGGCGTGGACCCACTTGGTCGGGGCACCGTTCAGCTCAGCAAGGAACAGGAGCAGGAAGGCAAAGGGGGTGTACTCGGAGAAGTTGCCGTGGACACGGACGGCACGCGAGAGGGGCGTGCCGTTCTGCTCCTCACCGTTGGTGAGCGTACCGGTCTGGAGGCGTTGGTAGGCCACGTTGCCAGAGAGGTAGGTGTAGTAACCAGCGAAGAGGGCCGAGTGGGCGAGCGAGGCCTGTGTCAGTATATATATACACATACAGGCGAGAGCACGAAGAGAGGCATGGTCAAGGTAGGAAACGGACCTTCGGGCACGGGCCGGGTTGGGGGTTGGGCCCGGGGGTCGTGCTGACGTTATCCAATCGTGGGgtgcgcacgtccgcgCGTGGAGGTGGCGTTTGCTTTGTCAGCATTCGCGCTCGTGAGCGAGCGACGATGGCCGAGTACGTGCGAGCGAGCGACTGACGCAGTGAACAAGACCCTTCTCGCCCCCCACCTGCATTTGTCGCAATCCCTGCGAGCGGGATTGCAGAGATGCTGAgcggcatgcgcgacgACTCGCCGTcaggcagcgcgccgccggaagGGATGGAAGCCTTTCCGTTTTtggcgccgggcggcgcgcctgtgctgccgctctcggcgctgcgtcagggcagcgcggcgatgcagcgcgaatcgagcggcgcatcagAGGATGAGCCGGAACTCGATAGCAAGACGGCCGAGGAAAAGAGCCagaacgaggcgcagctcgccaaggtcTACGAGTCCTTCCACTTTGACGAGCTCTGGGCGAAGCtcggcgagtcgctcgcgcgcctgcgcgcggaCCCGAGCTCGGCCCAGGTCCTGCTGCCGATCATTGAGAGTCTCATGGTCGTGTCGCGCCACGCGATGAAGGCGCAGGCGGACGCCGAAGGTCGCTCGCTCTCGGAGCCGGCCGCCTCGTCACGCCGTGCGCAGATGGAGCAAGAGTTTCTCGCATTCACCGAGCAGCACCGCAAGATCCTCAATTTGATGGTGCGCCAGAACCCCTCGCTGATGTCGGGGTCGTTTGCACTGCTGGTCAAAAACTCCAAGGTGCTCGACTTTGACAACAAGCGCAACTACTTTacgcagcagctgcacaagggccgccgcgagcacTATACCCCGCTGTCGCTGtcggtgcggcgcaagtTTGTCTTTTACGACAGCTTCCAGTATTTCCAGCGCCGCTCCGGCCCCGAAATTAAGCACGGCAAGCTCAATGTGCGTTTTCACAACGAAGACGGCATCGACGCGGGTGGCGTCACCCGCGAGTGGTTCCAGGTGCTCTCGCGCGAGATGTTCAACCCCGACTATGCGCTCTTCcagccgtgcgcggcggacCGCACGACCTACCAGCCGAACCGCATGAGCTCGGTGAACGACTTGCACCTGTCCTTCTTTACGTTTATTGGGCGCGTGATTGGCAAGGCGATTTACGATGGGCGCCTGCTCGATGCGTACTTTACGCGCAGCTTTTACAAGCACATCCTGGGGCGCGCCGTGGACTAcaaggacctcgaggcggtggacCCCGAGTACTACAACAGTCTCGAGTGGATGCTGCACAACGACATcaccgacgtgctcgacctgACCTTTGCCGTGGAGGAAGAGGTCTTTGGcgagacgcagctcgtcgagctgcgccctGACGGCGCCTCGATTCCTGTCACGAACGAAAACAAGGAGGAGTACGTGCGCCTGGTcaccgagcagcgcctcacGAACTCGATCAAGCAGCAGATCGACGCATTCCTCACCGGCTTCCTCGAAGTGATTCCCCGCGACCTGATCCAGATCTTTTccgagcaggagctcgagctgctcatcTCCGGCCTGCCCGACATCGATGTGGACGCGTGGAAGAACCACACGGAGCTGCAGGGCTACTCGAGCAGCGACTCGATGGTCCAGTGGTGGtggcgcgcggtgcgctcctTTGACCAGACCCAAAAAGCGAAGCTGCTCCAGTTCATCACCGGGACAAGCAAGGTGCCGCTGGAGGGCTTTGCGCAACTGCAAGGCGTGCATGGCACGCAGCGTTTCAATATCCACAAGGCCTTTGGCGAGAATCGCTTGCCGGTCGCGCACACATGGTACGTTTTTTGTCTACTCATCCAGTTTCAATCAGCTCGACCTGCCGCAGTACGATTCCTACGAAAAGCTCCGGAGTcagctgctcctcgcgaTGAACGAGGGTGGCGAAGGCTTTGGCCTGGCATAGTGGTATAACTAGAACGTGATCCAGCCGCCGTTGGAGACGTTGGCTTCGGTGCGTCGTGTGACAATGTTGGCGATGCCATGCGTAAGCCactgcttgcgcagctcgtcgtagcgctgcgtgtgcaggcgctgcgggcGCGCTTTCAGCAGCGAGTGGTCTACTTCGCCGTGCGTGTTGAGGTAGGGCGAAGAGGTGAAGCAGCCGTTGCGCTGGAAAAGCAGCACCACTACATTGCTTCCGACACGGAAATGCGCGCCAAGACGCCCACCACAGTGCTCCATGTGCTGGTGGCACTCGCCACGTccttcgtcgtcgaggtcgcTGCAGCAGAAAGACTGCTCACAGAGCACCTCGCCACAAAAGAGGCACAGCGAGCACAGGGGGGGGAGCGTGTTGCAGCGTTTGCACACGCGCGTCTGCgtctgctgcagcaggagcgcaaAGTCGTGCGGCAGAGGAAGCAACTCGTAAATGTGGGGGTGCTCAAGCACCAGGCTCGGTACAGCCGtccgcgcctcgtgcggcTCTGCAAGGATCGGCAAAGGGCGGAAAAGTGGGGAGAGGTGGACGTACGCGTGCTTCGTCCAGCCCTCGACAAGCATCGCGACAAGGccggcaggcgccgcgtgcaTCGGCAGCGCTTCCGCAGGCAAGGGGATACGCAGCTGGTGCAGCAGGCGTACATACTCGGGGCCCTCGGCCGGCTcgggcaccgcgccgctcacGATGCGgtgcaggagcgcggcgcggcgcaggaacgGAAGCGTGTAGGCACACAggagcttggcgaggtcCTGGTCGCTGCAGTGGTCGAACCCGAGCGTGATGTTGCCGCGCACGTAGCCCACCAGGTTCACAATGCTCGTCACGAGCCAGCGGGCGTGGGGGAAGATttgcacggcctcggcaccgCCTACTGCGCTTTCCTccgccttgcggcgctcgccgtgggCAAACGACGGCTGGGCAAGGCCAAAGACGGTCTGCACTAGCGTCACATAGTACAGGAGCGCAGTGGCGTGCAGGAGGTGCTGCGGCATgagcaccgccgcctcgaccaggacgccgagcgcgttgcgcagcagcagtgGGTTGCGCACCGAGTGCTCGCCGGCCCAGTGGGGCATGAGGCGCTTGAGGAGGCCTTGGCGCATACTGTCGGCGCCTTTTGCGTCCTTGCACGCGACATgggcgagcgacgagaggGTCTCGAGGAGCGACTGGACAAGCTTGATCTGCTGCTCGCtcagcgccgcagcgacgtTGGAGCCGGGCGGGGTGACGCCACGCTGTGTAatctcgagctgcgccagcgtgTAGCCCACGACGTGCTCGGGGATGTAGATCGCGTCGCCTTGCACCGCATCGCCCGCGTACTCGAGGATCGTctggcggcggtcgcgcgagcgcgcccagCTCGTTTCGTACGCCAagagctgcagcacggAGCGCGTACGCTGCAGCATCTCGGCGCACTCTTCGCTCCCCAGCACGCTCGTGCCAAGATCCGGGTTGTGCGGCGTGGCAGAGGCCGGGGCGTAGAACGGCAAAAAGCAGCCCGAGCCGCAGTCGTGCTcctggtgctcggcgcgcgcactcgccgacgccgacgtgTTCTTCAGGATGGCAATGttgatgcggcgcacccaTTCGGTGAGCGCCTGGTCATCCGGCACGACCTTGCCCAGCGGCACCTCGCTAAACGGCGAGCGGCTCATGGCACTCGCGCCCGGCTCAGGCAGCAGCGTGTTGCCGAGGCTCTTGCACAGAGGGCAGATAAACTCCAGGCGCGAGAGGTCCTCGGGGTGGGAGCGCGCGACCTGCATCGcgtggcgctgctcggTGCTCTGCAGGTACATGTTGAAGCACGCGACGTGCATGCTGTGCCCGCACGTCACCGCGACAAAGCCCGTCGTGTGGTTCTCGGCGGCGTAGCCAagggcgatgcgcggcttGTGCGGATCGGCCTGCTCGTAGCGGTGCAGGTGGCcacgcgtgcgctgcccgTCGTTCTGCGAGCGGTCCATATCCAGCGGCATGCCGATAATCTCTTGGAACGCCGACtgctgccgcggcggcgtcgtgcgcatcAGATGGCTCTCCTGGATGTGCAGGAGCGTGCCGAACGAGCGGtggccgtcgaggcgctcctggcACAGGATACATGTGCCGTAGTCGTCCACGGTCTCGTCCAtgccgtcctcgtcgtcgctcagctcgtcctcgagcgtggcAAGGAGCGACTTTTGCTGGTCGGAGAACTTTTGCATGATGGCCACCTGGCGTTCCTtcgccgcctggcgcttcgcatcgtcgctcggcgcaggcggcggcgcggccggctgcggcagggcggcggcgagcgcagggtccagagcggccgccgcgtcaAAGAGGCCGCGGATCTTTTCGTGGTACGCCGAGAGGCGCGACTCGGTGAGCATTGCAGCGAGCAAATCGGCGAGGCTCTGCGTCTCGACGTGGTCCGCATGCGGCACttggagcgcctgcgtcaggTGCGGCAcaaacgccgcgccgcgctccgcgacgccgacgtaGAGCAGGTGTAGCGCCGCGTTGAGCAGCGTGTCGGGCGGCTCTGCGTAGCCGTACGTCGCATTGCCCAGCGTGCCCGCCACGATCTGGAGGAACGTGGGGCAgtgcagcacgtcgccgaggcgcgcaaagagTGTGCCGTCcagtgcgccgagcgcaggccGGGGCGCGCGGGGCACATCGCCGGTCTTGGCGCGACGTTCGGCGAGCACCTCTTctgcgcgctcgcgctggttGCGCGAGTAGTGCTGGAAGAAGGGCtggacctcgccgaggtacTCAGGCTTCAGCTCATACATGCCGAGGTCGTTGGTGCCGTCCGGCGAGCGGAAGttggcgacgcgcgcaagctcgcggTCAAAGCACCCGTGGTCCGTGAAGCGCTCGGGAATCTGCTTGGTGACTTCCGAGTAAGTtcctgcgccgagcacgaggtAGTGGatgagctcgcggcgcacctgctGCTCGATCGGCCAGTGTGCCGGGACGCTGATCTCGGTAAGAAGCATCACAAGCAGCAGCAGAAGCTCTTCGGCCATGAACGTCGCCTGCTCTCCGTCGTACAGGGCGTGCCCGCGCTCTCCGCTGAACCACGCCACGAGGTCAAagcggtcgaggagcgtgaCGAGGAAGCGGTCGTGCGACACGAATGCGAGCGCGCACTGCTGTACAAACAGGTCTTGATCGTACATAATGTCGCGCATCCACATGCTGTCGCGGTAGTGGTAGGCCTGCGAGCGGATCGCAAAGCCGTTGCGCACCCACACGTTGCAGCGGATCTGTGCGAGCTTGACCGTGACACGCAGCGGGTGCTCGAGGAGTGCTAGCATTGCGTCCTCGCTaatcggcggcgcgaggccgggGTGTGCGCCGACGCTTTTGAGCATCTCGGCCAGGAGCCAATGCATCGGGTGGTGAAACGAGACGGGGTCCTGTGCCACGACAAACTCGGCGaccggcacggccgctCCCTCGTCGCTTGCCGGGAAGCGCACCGTGTgcatcgcgctgctcgggtGCGTGCTCGGGTCGAGtgtctcgaggcgcgcgaggtgcgcgaggatcGTGTCGGCGGCAAACTGCAGTCCCGCACTGAGCTGCTCGCTGGTCGCGTGCTGgaacgcctcgccgaggatcttggcgaggcggccgaggtgcgAGCTCGCGTGGAAGACCTGGTACCACAGCTCGCTCTCGAactcgacgtgcgcgtgcgccgcgcgcgtgtcCGGCGCGATCCCGTGGAAGTACGCAAAGAAGGTGAGCCACGGCGCGAGGAACGCGgtggcgtgctgcgcaatgtTCTTTTTcacgtcgcccgccgcgagcaggtAGCGTGTGTCGTGGAAGACGTGGTAGCACTTGGCCTGCGACAGCATCGGCGCATTCGCGTTCGCCTGGCCGCGAGCGGGCGGTGGCGAGGGGAGAGTGAGCGCCGTGACACGGCTCTCGTTGTCGTTCACAAACAGCGCATGGAGCACCTGGAGGAGGGTGTGCATGAAGttgtgctcgacgacgaggcgcgcggcgacgctcggtACGCTAAACAGCTGCACGGTCATGTGGTAGATGGAGTGCTCCGGCTCGCGGTCGTGCAGGATAAAAGTCTCGATCATGCGGGGATAAACGTAGGCAAAGTGCACGGCGATCTCGAGCTTGGCCTCACGGCACGCAATCAGGTCCATGATGAGgtggcgcacgtcgagacgcgcctcTTTCCACATCTTGgtgtcgaggaggaggagcgcgtcgagcttgcACACGCGGCTCGGGTCAAAGAACTCGCGCGCAatggtcgtcggcgcctctGCCCACTCGCTATTCTTCCAAGGCGTGAGCAGGAGCGTGGTGATGAGCACCTTGAAagcgcggccgtcgacgccgtgcggcgtgtacagcgagcagctcgcgagGTCCATCAGGAATGCAAGCACCACGCCGGCTACCTCCTGCACGTAGTAGTCAAATGCCGGCTGAACCGTGACCAAGAGGCGCTGGATGTtgatgcggcgcgccatgATCACCaggcgacgcagctcgggcATGATGGCGAGAacctcgcggccgtgcttgtcgacctgctccgcaaatgcgcgtgcgccgtgcgcattCAGCGACGGCATCACGTCCATGATCTTGTCGGAGACGTCGGTAAAGGTGTGCTTTTCGTCGTTCCagaggagcgccgcaaacGGCTGCGGTGCGTCTTCTGCTTTCCCTTTTGTGtcaaagaggcgctcgagcgtcggcatGCGCTTCAGTTCTtccacgagctcggggcCGAGCGtgggcgcacgctgcggctcggcggcggtgaTCACCTGCAGGTAAAACGTCAGAAGCAGATCGGAAAAGGCCGTAATGGACGTGCGTGCGTCctccggcacgccggcgtgcAGGCTCTCGAGCGTCGGATCCGCCTCGGgtgcctcgtcgatctCTGTGTGGGGATGCATGCTGTGGAACTCGCAGCGCAGATCGCACTTCcacgcctcctcgtcgccacagtcgcagcacgcgccgtTTTCGTCCGCCACGCTAAACACAATGTCGTGCTGTTCGCGCGCGTGGATCGAGTTCTGGAAGCACATCGCACACTGTACACAAGTATCGTCGTACGAGCAGTCGTGGCATCGGAAAATGGGCTCGCCTTTGCGAAAGACGTGGCCGCAGGCCATCCCGCGGCGATGCGAGGAATActcgggctgcgccgcgacaggcgccgctgcgccgccgctcgcaccATGTGCCGCAATCGCatccgcacgccgctgagcCTGTGACAGACTCCACTCGctctgcgcgaggagcgcaagcgccgccgcaggcgtCAGCGCGAGGTCCGCAGGAAAGAGCCACGCGGGCGAAACAGCGGAAAAGAGCGCCTCGTAtagcttgcggcgcacatCCGCCTGCTTCTCCACGGGAAGCCTGTACGActcgaggtcgtcgcgcgtcggcagcgccgcgatgcgcggcagcagctccGCGACCGCTCCTACCCCGCTCATGGCGTTCGGAAAAGAAGCACGTGGCACCACGTGTACTACCATGCACGCATCGGTGCCGGGCACGGTGCTGGGGGGACGTGCGGCGCCCTTGCCGCTCGTTCACGCGCAGgttggcgcgccgcgtgcacaGCATGCGGTAGACCGTGTGTGCGCGACGTTGCTCCAGATAGAAatggccgcgacgctcgcgcagagCGCGGCATACAAGACGAAACGCGCCAACGATatggtcgcgcagctgcacctcgacgacccCGACGCGCGTGTCCCGCCCGCGCTGTCGAGTGCGGATGAGGCCGAAATGGCGAATAGTCGTATGgaggccgtcggcgcgcatgccggcgcgtgcctcgtcgagcggtACGTAATGCGCCTCACACAGCCTTGCGACCGATCGGCCACGCACCAaggacacgctcgagcgcgtaaAATTCGTGTGCAAGGAGCTATGGACGACGGTATGGGACAAGCAGATCGACAATCTGCGCACGAATCACCGCGTAGGTTCTCTGGCTAACCCAGGGCGTCTTTGTCCTCCAGGACAACCACTTTCGGCCGCTActgggcgtgcgcgacgcgccggtctatgttgcgcagcagctcgcgtaCGCCACCGGCATTATCCAGGGCGCGTTGCGCCGCctgggcgtcgcggcgagcgtgcacgccgacgcaTCCGCCATGCCACAGTGTGCTTTTCACGTGCGTGTCGCTACGTAGCTAGTCCATATCGCTGTCGCTGTCGCTCTCCTCCTCGCCTGACGACGAGTCGGACTGGACAAGGTCGTCGTGCTTGCTGCTCGCCTCTGCCTcggcgggcgtcgcgggctTCGGCGTGTGATCGGGGTCGTTGAACTgctggagctgctgctggagGCGCGCAATGCGCTCCGCCTCCTCCGTCTCGTCCAGGTTCTTCTTTTTCAGGCCGCCCGTGCCGCGCTTCCGCCCGTCGATCGGGGCCGAAGCGGGCGCCGGCTTGCCGTTGGGGCCGAGCTCCGGCTGGTTCTTCTTCTTGGGACGCACGACGTACTTGTACAGCTTGTACAGCGTCTGGGGCGACAGCTCGTCAATGTCGAgctcgatctcgtcgtcctcaCCGCCCTGCTGGCCAGGGGGCTTGTCCTCGTTGAGGATGCGGATCGCCccctcgagacgctcgtcgGTGAGCTCGGTGATCTTCGCCGCAAGCTCCTCTTTTTGGTCAAAGGTGACGGTCCgcacgtcctcctcgtcgctgccggccgagcgcttgcgcggcgcaggcgagcCGCTGGCCTTCTTGGCCTTCTTCTTCGGTTCGCCTTTGCTCTTGCCTTTCTTGGCCGAGCCGTGGACGTCGGCGTTCGAACGCTTCTTGCCCTTCTTGCCCATCATGCCGCTCACACTCATCGCACCGGCCAGCGCAGCCTGCACCGAGttcagcgcgacgcgcgtcgaggtgatTAGCACAGGGTTCTTCGACTTGGAGTTTTCCAAAGTCTCGAGGGTGCcttcgagctcggcaatctggcgctgcagctgctgcacaaGCACTGCGTTCGCATCCTCCGGGTccaggtcctcgtcctcatcATCGTCATCGTCGACATCCATCTCCTCCTCGGGCTCCAGCGGGGGAGGTACGGGCTTCTTTTGCATCTTGCCTTCGTACACGTCCTTGAGGCGCGCACCCATCACGTACACGTCCGAGTCGGGGGGGTTGAACGTGAAACAGTTGTTAAACATCAGCTGCATGTCCGCATCAAACGCAGCGAGGTCCGCATAGCCGCCGGTCTTGAGCTTGCGCTGGATCGGCGTGAGGGCAATCGGCTTCTTGATCGTCGCGTAGTACGCGGGCGCCCAGTCAAAGTCCTTGGCGGGGATATCGTAAAAGACCCACGCCAGATCCTGGTGCGCAGGCTTCAGCAGGTCGTCAATCACGCGCACACAGAACTTGAGCTCGTCGTTGATGACCTTGGACCAGTacgcctgctcgcgcggcgtcaGCTGCCCGTTCTTGCCGTGGCGGTTGAGGATCGCACGCTTCGACGCGGGGTGCAGGTGCTCCTCGGTCCACGGCAAGTCGCGGTTCGCTGGGGGGTGGATCTCGCGCTTGGGGCGGCCGCCGttggacgacgagcggcgaATCGTCGGCAGCGTAG
This is a stretch of genomic DNA from Malassezia japonica chromosome 3, complete sequence. It encodes these proteins:
- a CDS encoding uncharacterized protein (TransMembrane:2 (n3-13c18/19o82-101i113-131o); COG:S; EggNog:ENOG503P5QE), which produces MPLFVLSPASLAHSALFAGYYTYLSGNVAYQRLQTGTLTNGEEQNGTPLSRAVRVHGNFSEYTPFAFLLLFLAELNGAPTKWVHAAYVTLFLSRVSAGVGLTKEKASNVFRKFGFIGTLNVILGAGLYNFGLGYEPLKSFLGVQ
- a CDS encoding uncharacterized protein (COG:K; EggNog:ENOG503NVXS); the protein is MVDTEHQASVPADARPTEVPASATTGGEEPEVLAPPHPVQAPSGVSVPALETASEPIKTDTTLPTAPAEMMLGGMPPANVGIPPESVPGTTSSIAAPADEGTGEVEKAEEARAEVARAEVAKTDEVATEAKPDEPKPDEPKPEEPKPEEPKPEEPKPEEPKPEEPKPEEPKPEEPKPEEPKPEEPKPEEPKPEEPKPEEPKADAPTVEPTPSADAPTKETPSASQPTATATSTQPAAEDGLTHMEMAMPHVKYAQNTIRSLKSRREAAAFLQPVDPIALNIPHYTQIITHPMDLGTIDQKLALTAFHLKGPPGSQNRMSDKLKQAVDSGKLNMEQDQYKYVDEFERDVFLVFDNCKRFNGAEHIFTKNAEALRGVFEKQRKGLASAVAVANEANANEAKRRSSSTLPTIRRSSSNGGRPKREIHPPANRDLPWTEEHLHPASKRAILNRHGKNGQLTPREQAYWSKVINDELKFCVRVIDDLLKPAHQDLAWVFYDIPAKDFDWAPAYYATIKKPIALTPIQRKLKTGGYADLAAFDADMQLMFNNCFTFNPPDSDVYVMGARLKDVYEGKMQKKPVPPPLEPEEEMDVDDDDDEDEDLDPEDANAVLVQQLQRQIAELEGTLETLENSKSKNPVLITSTRVALNSVQAALAGAMSVSGMMGKKGKKRSNADVHGSAKKGKSKGEPKKKAKKASGSPAPRKRSAGSDEEDVRTVTFDQKEELAAKITELTDERLEGAIRILNEDKPPGQQGGEDDEIELDIDELSPQTLYKLYKYVVRPKKKNQPELGPNGKPAPASAPIDGRKRGTGGLKKKNLDETEEAERIARLQQQLQQFNDPDHTPKPATPAEAEASSKHDDLVQSDSSSGEEESDSDSDMD
- a CDS encoding uncharacterized protein (COG:U; EggNog:ENOG503NY0V; BUSCO:EOG09263RY2) translates to MAATLAQSAAYKTKRANDMVAQLHLDDPDARVPPALSSADEAEMANSRMEAVGAHAGACLVERLATDRPRTKDTLERVKFVCKELWTTVWDKQIDNLRTNHRGVFVLQDNHFRPLLGVRDAPVYVAQQLAYATGIIQGALRRLGVAASVHADASAMPQCAFHVRVAT
- a CDS encoding RING-type E3 ubiquitin transferase (COG:O; EggNog:ENOG503NU3X) translates to MSGVGAVAELLPRIAALPTRDDLESYRLPVEKQADVRRKLYEALFSAVSPAWLFPADLALTPAAALALLAQSEWSLSQAQRRADAIAAHGASGGAAAPVAAQPEYSSHRRGMACGHVFRKGEPIFRCHDCSYDDTCVQCAMCFQNSIHAREQHDIVFSVADENGACCDCGDEEAWKCDLRCEFHSMHPHTEIDEAPEADPTLESLHAGVPEDARTSITAFSDLLLTFYLQVITAAEPQRAPTLGPELVEELKRMPTLERLFDTKGKAEDAPQPFAALLWNDEKHTFTDVSDKIMDVMPSLNAHGARAFAEQVDKHGREVLAIMPELRRLVIMARRINIQRLLVTVQPAFDYYVQEVAGVVLAFLMDLASCSLYTPHGVDGRAFKVLITTLLLTPWKNSEWAEAPTTIAREFFDPSRVCKLDALLLLDTKMWKEARLDVRHLIMDLIACREAKLEIAVHFAYVYPRMIETFILHDREPEHSIYHMTVQLFSVPSVAARLVVEHNFMHTLLQVLHALFVNDNESRVTALTLPSPPPARGQANANAPMLSQAKCYHVFHDTRYLLAAGDVKKNIAQHATAFLAPWLTFFAYFHGIAPDTRAAHAHVEFESELWYQVFHASSHLGRLAKILGEAFQHATSEQLSAGLQFAADTILAHLARLETLDPSTHPSSAMHTVRFPASDEGAAVPVAEFVVAQDPVSFHHPMHWLLAEMLKSVGAHPGLAPPISEDAMLALLEHPLRVTVKLAQIRCNVWVRNGFAIRSQAYHYRDSMWMRDIMYDQDLFVQQCALAFVSHDRFLVTLLDRFDLVAWFSGERGHALYDGEQATFMAEELLLLLVMLLTEISVPAHWPIEQQVRRELIHYLVLGAGTYSEVTKQIPERFTDHGCFDRELARVANFRSPDGTNDLGMYELKPEYLGEVQPFFQHYSRNQRERAEEVLAERRAKTGDVPRAPRPALGALDGTLFARLGDVLHCPTFLQIVAGTLGNATYGYAEPPDTLLNAALHLLYVGVAERGAAFVPHLTQALQVPHADHVETQSLADLLAAMLTESRLSAYHEKIRGLFDAAAALDPALAAALPQPAAPPPAPSDDAKRQAAKERQVAIMQKFSDQQKSLLATLEDELSDDEDGMDETVDDYGTCILCQERLDGHRSFGTLLHIQESHLMRTTPPRQQSAFQEIIGMPLDMDRSQNDGQRTRGHLHRYEQADPHKPRIALGYAAENHTTGFVAVTCGHSMHVACFNMYLQSTEQRHAMQVARSHPEDLSRLEFICPLCKSLGNTLLPEPGASAMSRSPFSEVPLGKVVPDDQALTEWVRRINIAILKNTSASASARAEHQEHDCGSGCFLPFYAPASATPHNPDLGTSVLGSEECAEMLQRTRSVLQLLAYETSWARSRDRRQTILEYAGDAVQGDAIYIPEHVVGYTLAQLEITQRGVTPPGSNVAAALSEQQIKLVQSLLETLSSLAHVACKDAKGADSMRQGLLKRLMPHWAGEHSVRNPLLLRNALGVLVEAAVLMPQHLLHATALLYYVTLVQTVFGLAQPSFAHGERRKAEESAVGGAEAVQIFPHARWLVTSIVNLVGYVRGNITLGFDHCSDQDLAKLLCAYTLPFLRRAALLHRIVSGAVPEPAEGPEYVRLLHQLRIPLPAEALPMHAAPAGLVAMLVEGWTKHAYVHLSPLFRPLPILAEPHEARTAVPSLVLEHPHIYELLPLPHDFALLLQQTQTRVCKRCNTLPPLCSLCLFCGEVLCEQSFCCSDLDDEGRGECHQHMEHCGGRLGAHFRVGSNVVVLLFQRNGCFTSSPYLNTHGEVDHSLLKARPQRLHTQRYDELRKQWLTHGIANIVTRRTEANVSNGGWITF
- a CDS encoding HECT-type E3 ubiquitin transferase (COG:O; EggNog:ENOG503NWC2), which produces MLSGMRDDSPSGSAPPEGMEAFPFLAPGGAPVLPLSALRQGSAAMQRESSGASEDEPELDSKTAEEKSQNEAQLAKVYESFHFDELWAKLGESLARLRADPSSAQVLLPIIESLMVVSRHAMKAQADAEGRSLSEPAASSRRAQMEQEFLAFTEQHRKILNLMVRQNPSLMSGSFALLVKNSKVLDFDNKRNYFTQQLHKGRREHYTPLSLSVRRKFVFYDSFQYFQRRSGPEIKHGKLNVRFHNEDGIDAGGVTREWFQVLSREMFNPDYALFQPCAADRTTYQPNRMSSVNDLHLSFFTFIGRVIGKAIYDGRLLDAYFTRSFYKHILGRAVDYKDLEAVDPEYYNSLEWMLHNDITDVLDLTFAVEEEVFGETQLVELRPDGASIPVTNENKEEYVRLVTEQRLTNSIKQQIDAFLTGFLEVIPRDLIQIFSEQELELLISGLPDIDVDAWKNHTELQGYSSSDSMVQWWWRAVRSFDQTQKAKLLQFITGTSKVPLEGFAQLQGVHGTQRFNIHKAFGENRLPVAHTCFNQLDLPQYDSYEKLRSQLLLAMNEGGEGFGLA